The Culex quinquefasciatus strain JHB chromosome 2, VPISU_Cqui_1.0_pri_paternal, whole genome shotgun sequence genome contains the following window.
TGTTCGAGAGAGGGGGAAACTTCCTCATTTGCTGTATTCCGACATCCTAGGCAAAGGAACTCGATGTCCACCGGGGACCCAAAGAGAAATGTAAAGTGAAAAGGAACTTGTTTGCTTCTTGCTAATCGTAACaatgtgagagagagagagagagagtcgcTAATCGCTCGAGTCCTTCCTAACATGCATCTTGAGTCTGGTGTCGATGTGGTGGATGGATTGGTTCAGGACGCTCTCGAAGCTGTCGCTGCAGTTGCACTCGAAGCTGACGAAGCCACTGGTGTTGTTGGTGGCATTGTTGGTCGTGGGGGGCGCTGCATCGGAAGTGGCAGcatcaccaacaccaccacAACCAGCGTCAACCGCAGCAGCGTCGTTTTCGCCCAAGTCACTGCTGTTGTGCTTACTACTACTGCTAGTGTTAAGGAAACTAAAACCATGTACCTCACGCATCTTGAAGAAGGCCATCCCGGTGAGCAGCGAGTCCGAGCCGGCCTGGTGCTGGGGTCCAACGCGGCGCAGTTCCAGCTGGTCGGCGACCTCCTGCAGACCGCCCTTGAGGTTCTTGCAGCTCTTCATCAGATACTTGACGTCGTAGATCGTGGGGAAGTAGATTCGCAGCAGTTCGAAGAAGTCACTCTCCTCGGCCGGCAGATTCTGGTCCGTCAGCAGCTTCAGCAGATAGCCAAAGTCGTACCCCGAGTGGAAGCTGAGCCACTTGATGTTGTCCATCAGCACGATCCCCGAGGTCATCAGCAGTTCGGCAAAGTCCAGCGGGTCGATGCCGTCCTCTTCGTGCTTCTTGAACTGAATGCCCGAGTTCTGCAGCAGATCGATCGAGTCCTGCGCGTACATGTCCTCGTTGAGGTTGAACTTGAAGTTGAACTGCCACGTGGAGAAGCCGGGCGGCGTTCGACCTTCCTCGTCCATAAAGGTCAACCCGAGCTGGATGATCCGTAGCAGGTCCACGTTACAGCGCAGAAACTGATACTGGTAGTCGGCGGACGAGCGGAACTCGCCAACGGGCCGGGCCACCACCCCGGGGAACTCGGTGTCCATCGCCACGTAGTGGTACTTCTGGACAATGTGTCGGATCGTGCGGAACTCCTCGTCCAGATTGTGTCGCCAAACGTCCCGGATGCCGCATTCTTCGTTCGTTTGCGGGTTCATGTTGTTGCCATTGCCGCCCccgccgccaccaccgccgCCTGTATGATTTCCGCCACCGCTGACTGCCGATGGCATTGCCTGGAGGGAGGAAGAGGAATAGCCCATTAATCACACGCTttgctgagattttttttttttgcgcaaaacattcaaaacaaagttgccggtaagtttaaaacaaattatCATCAAGTATTTTTTCCCCAGACACAATGGCACCGCTCCTTCACTGACACATctgccaactttttttttattatctttatATGCCACAAaaacataattataaaaaatatgttattcgaTTTAAGTACTAATCAAATCTCAAAATATAACTATTTGCCAAATTTATTCTAACGAATAACACCTAACTGTTGCGGAGCGATTCgtgcggtatgtccacgcatcatTTCTCCCCTGTTGATTACGTGAAATGTGATCCTATTCTCTTTAAGTTAAAC
Protein-coding sequences here:
- the LOC6049878 gene encoding CCR4-NOT transcription complex subunit 7, which translates into the protein MPSAVSGGGNHTGGGGGGGGGNGNNMNPQTNEECGIRDVWRHNLDEEFRTIRHIVQKYHYVAMDTEFPGVVARPVGEFRSSADYQYQFLRCNVDLLRIIQLGLTFMDEEGRTPPGFSTWQFNFKFNLNEDMYAQDSIDLLQNSGIQFKKHEEDGIDPLDFAELLMTSGIVLMDNIKWLSFHSGYDFGYLLKLLTDQNLPAEESDFFELLRIYFPTIYDVKYLMKSCKNLKGGLQEVADQLELRRVGPQHQAGSDSLLTGMAFFKMREMFFEDNIDNAKYCGHLYGLGTSFIVNGSNNSNNTISSGGGGGNNTNNSSSTAGSNANSANTGGGGSGGARDGANTGSTGGNSNSNSNQNNSSSNNSNSNNNTSNNNNHDNGESNATS